From the Desulfobacterales bacterium genome, the window ATCGTGGCGAGCTTTTTTTCATTACCCGCCGCCAAATTGGCGCGAAAAGCCGTACTCACCCGGTAGGGTGCGATGGAATTAACCCGGAAAACCTTTTCCCATATATCATAGTCAACGCCTGTTTCATGGCCATCCGAGATGCCGGCGTTATTTATCAGAATATCGATGGGTGTTGAACCGAGCCCCTGTTTAAGTGCGGCAATCTCCGCCGGATCGGTCACGTCCATTTGGTGGATCGTGATCCGGCCGCCTGATTTTGCCGCCAGACTTTGAAGCCTGTCCGCGGATTGCGGATTTCGGCAGCAGCCAAAAATCCGGGCGCCGTCTGCGCTATATTCCCTGACGAATTCAAATCCGATGCCACGATTGGCTCCGGTAATTATGACGGATAACATAATCGCCGCTCCTTTATTTTATATAATATTCTTCCCTTGGTCGTCGGAAGAAAGGAGTTAAAACAGTTGATAAGATTTAAATACTTGGCGTAAGGCACATGGCGCAAGGCGCAAGGTATAAAACGCATTCATTTTTTCCCTGAGCCGTAAGCCTTTAGCCGGGTTCTTATTTCTTATAGCTTCCCAGCCTTATGGCCCGTTTGGAGGTGATCCATAATCAGTAATTGGGCCGCTGCCGGACGGATTGGATGGCTGCGCGCAGGGCGTCTCTGATGGTCGTGTCGTCCACCGGATCGTGCAATACGATACTCCCTTTCTGGACATAATGAGCCGGCAGCTTGTTTAAGGTCAGGGCATAAATATCTTCAATATCGAGGTCTTCGGGCGAATAGTCGGGGTGCTCCGAAAGGATTTCCCAAAGAAGTTTGATCACGCGCAGTTCATTACGATTTCGAATGTTATAAAGCGACGTATTTCCGAAGGTGTACAGTGCTTCAAGATTCATATCGCTTTTTCAACTCCTCTTTGCTACCCCCCGGTTCGGTCCGGCGCGCACATTGGGTTCGTCTTTTTTAGCAATTCGTAAGTATCCCCTACTTCAGCTGGTCTTCAATGGAGGAAACCGTCAGGACGATTATCTTTTTCAGGGTCTCCATCACATTTGTTCCTTTCAGGGCGCTGGCTTGAAACGAAGGCACTTTCAGCTGGGAATTAAGGTCTTTTTCAAGGGTTTCAACGGGCATGAGCGGGATGCCCTGTTCGGCCAGGTCCCTTTTGTTGTATTGCAACACGCAGGGGATTTTGAAGATGCTTTTTTTGTGCAACTTCAAGTTGTCCTGAAGGTTTTTGAGCGACTCAAAATTTTTCTTTCGCATCGCTTCAAGCGAATCTGCCACGAACACGACGCCGTCCACGCCCTTTAAAACCAATTGCCGGGTGGAATTATACATGGCCTGCCCGGGTACGGTATAGAGCTGCACTTTCACAGCATAGCCCGCAATTTTTCCCATATCAAAAGGAAGAAAATCAAAAAACAGAGTGCGGTCTCCCTGGGTTTTGATGGTAACCAGCTCCGTCAGTATATGTTCCTTAAACTTCCGAAAGACATGCTCCAGGTTGCTTGTCTTCCCGCCCCGCCCCGGGCCGTAATAAACGATTTTTATCTGAACTTCCTGCTTTTTAAAATTAACGAATGCCATCTGTAATCAGGCCCCCAAGATCTTTTCGATCTTTTCGATTGCCTCGGCGACTCTCAGGCGTATAAACCCCAGGGACAAATCATGGCCGAATATGGTGATCAGCAAAAAATCCGCTAAAATCTTGCTGAAATATATATTTTCTTTTTTACCTTTATGAAACAGTAACAGAATCTCTTCCTCGCCGATCATTTGCGCCATGGTGCTCACAGCGCCAAAATTGCCTGCAGCCAGGGCCGCCAGGGAATACACATCGAACTTTGCCTTGCCATTATCAAGATCGGCAATAATGTTGCCCGCCATGTCCAGCAGAACGACACAATGAACACCCAGGTCCATGAGATCCGTTTGCAGAATATGATCTATTTTATCCAGCTGCTCGGAACCCAATGCATGATCCAATTATGTTACTCCTTTCAAATGGTTGCCGCGATTAAGCGTTTGAATTGTCTCTAAAATCAATAATTTTTAGACTATAATCAATTTTCCGATGCGATGCAATAAAAATTGGTTCCTATCCTTCGGGGGGTCACGGGCTATCGGATACCCGGGTGTTTGCGGATCTCCCTGTCGACGACATCGGCATCCGGGCAATTATATCGTACGATGTTTCGCAAATGAAAGAGGCTGTCCGGATCAATCCGGGTAAACTGGACAGCCACCGTTCCGGGGGTACTGCGTTTGATTTTACCGGC encodes:
- a CDS encoding SDR family oxidoreductase, which codes for MLSVIITGANRGIGFEFVREYSADGARIFGCCRNPQSADRLQSLAAKSGGRITIHQMDVTDPAEIAALKQGLGSTPIDILINNAGISDGHETGVDYDIWEKVFRVNSIAPYRVSTAFRANLAAGNEKKLATISSHLGSIADNTGGRTAYRSSKAAVNQVMKGLAAEYRVDGITVIILHPGWVRTDMGGAQAPVSPVDSARGLKGVIAAATLENTGKFIDYQGKELPW
- a CDS encoding late competence development ComFB family protein, translating into MNLEALYTFGNTSLYNIRNRNELRVIKLLWEILSEHPDYSPEDLDIEDIYALTLNKLPAHYVQKGSIVLHDPVDDTTIRDALRAAIQSVRQRPNY
- a CDS encoding GTPase domain-containing protein, giving the protein MAFVNFKKQEVQIKIVYYGPGRGGKTSNLEHVFRKFKEHILTELVTIKTQGDRTLFFDFLPFDMGKIAGYAVKVQLYTVPGQAMYNSTRQLVLKGVDGVVFVADSLEAMRKKNFESLKNLQDNLKLHKKSIFKIPCVLQYNKRDLAEQGIPLMPVETLEKDLNSQLKVPSFQASALKGTNVMETLKKIIVLTVSSIEDQLK
- a CDS encoding roadblock/LC7 domain-containing protein, coding for MDHALGSEQLDKIDHILQTDLMDLGVHCVVLLDMAGNIIADLDNGKAKFDVYSLAALAAGNFGAVSTMAQMIGEEEILLLFHKGKKENIYFSKILADFLLITIFGHDLSLGFIRLRVAEAIEKIEKILGA